From one Paenibacillus sp. FSL K6-1330 genomic stretch:
- a CDS encoding TraX family protein, with product MQWIAMLTMLIDHVGLVFFPHQEIWRIIGRIAFPIYVYALVQGHRYTSSRPKYIIRLAVIAAISQIPYQLALDLKGLNVVITLVAGAIVLYVLERSDSQLFSWMIVVAACALMSEFPFDYGAYGLLLILIFRYAQASWLVPLHIVLNLLFWFLNNWELQMWSVIPTAAIAYGPHIWRKLESIRVSRWVWRSFYPLHLLIIALLRVFL from the coding sequence ATGCAGTGGATCGCCATGCTGACGATGCTGATTGATCATGTAGGACTTGTGTTTTTTCCGCATCAGGAGATTTGGAGAATCATCGGCCGCATTGCTTTCCCAATCTACGTCTATGCTCTCGTTCAGGGGCACCGCTACACTTCTTCGAGACCCAAGTATATCATTCGACTGGCCGTCATTGCGGCAATCTCCCAAATTCCCTATCAGCTTGCGCTGGATCTTAAAGGGTTGAATGTAGTCATTACCCTGGTAGCTGGAGCCATCGTTTTGTATGTGCTGGAACGATCGGATTCCCAGCTGTTTTCATGGATGATTGTTGTTGCCGCCTGTGCGCTAATGAGCGAATTTCCGTTTGATTACGGAGCTTACGGCCTGCTGTTGATCTTGATTTTCCGATATGCCCAGGCCAGCTGGCTTGTTCCGCTTCATATTGTGTTGAACCTGTTATTCTGGTTCCTTAATAACTGGGAGCTGCAGATGTGGAGTGTCATCCCGACGGCTGCGATAGCCTATGGCCCGCATATATGGAGGAAGCTGGAGTCTATCCGGGTGAGCCGCTGGGTATGGCGTTCATTTTATCCTCTGCATTTGCTGATTATTGCGTTATTACGGGTGTTTTTATAG